A DNA window from Maribellus comscasis contains the following coding sequences:
- a CDS encoding glycoside hydrolase family 97 protein, translating into MMCFKKNRLLIVVATLLFYSSCQVENKNLRINSPDGKIELVFAMQSDSLFYSVNREMGQLIKHSSIGLDLRKPFEGGWRIVASSTESIDEWWTPVYGEYSKIHDQYNSLKVQLEEKGELNRRLDVIFRVYNEGVAFRYLIPEQKDSIGWQINNELSTFCFPSEAKAFPIYRTEQTYSNQAVDINRIDSGALFPLTVKLSNGFVSLLEAHVENYPRAYLDKTLEKQLVTKLYGDAIVDAPYATPWRVILIAENEGQLIENESLILNLNPPSPLEDISWIKVGKTISNAGNNVGLNGDKLKKLVDFASQNGFKYLQLDWGWYGTEVKWSDEQIQNFRKIMPEEFKKSDWKANTEANPFTVAKGYVPYGWTDRWKNAYTEVNLDIHELVTYAKGKDIGVSLYVEAGHTLRLHNMDSLFLQYEDWGLAGLKPGFVKYGTQENTRWTRNMVKKAAEHHLLLCIHDARIPDGTTRTYPNLVINEGGGGQEGNHPVVQDVMLPFTRCLAGPFDYTPSLYTKGRSNTHMLAFLVTYYGPAQTVRGGYPAWNGAGKQGRGGEELEFLKKVPTTWDDTKVIQAKIGHHLITARRKGDTWFIGGITGHEAFESELSLSFLEPGINYQATIFKDGPDGYQEGFCMAEKEMLTVNSKTNIPVRMVQAGGFIAILEPIN; encoded by the coding sequence ATGATGTGCTTCAAAAAAAACAGACTTTTAATTGTTGTAGCTACCCTGTTATTTTATTCAAGCTGCCAGGTAGAAAATAAGAACCTGAGGATTAATTCTCCAGACGGTAAAATTGAACTTGTTTTTGCAATGCAAAGCGACAGCCTTTTTTACTCTGTTAACCGGGAAATGGGACAGCTTATTAAACATTCGTCAATAGGTTTGGATTTAAGGAAACCATTTGAGGGAGGCTGGAGAATTGTTGCCAGTTCAACTGAAAGTATTGATGAATGGTGGACTCCCGTTTATGGCGAGTATTCTAAAATTCATGATCAGTATAATTCATTGAAAGTTCAGTTGGAGGAAAAAGGTGAGTTGAACCGTCGGCTAGATGTTATTTTCAGAGTCTATAATGAAGGTGTTGCATTTCGGTATCTGATACCTGAGCAAAAAGATTCAATTGGTTGGCAGATAAACAATGAATTGTCGACTTTTTGTTTTCCATCAGAGGCTAAGGCTTTCCCTATTTACAGAACGGAACAAACCTATTCGAATCAAGCTGTAGATATAAACCGGATTGACTCAGGCGCACTCTTTCCCCTGACAGTCAAACTATCCAACGGATTTGTCTCTTTGCTGGAAGCCCATGTTGAAAACTATCCGCGTGCTTATCTTGACAAGACTTTAGAAAAACAATTGGTCACTAAACTTTATGGAGATGCCATAGTCGATGCCCCGTATGCAACCCCCTGGAGGGTTATCCTTATTGCAGAAAATGAAGGGCAACTCATCGAAAATGAATCTTTAATTTTGAACCTGAATCCTCCTTCTCCTTTGGAAGATATTTCATGGATTAAGGTTGGCAAAACGATTAGCAATGCGGGAAATAACGTAGGACTTAATGGCGATAAGTTGAAAAAGTTGGTCGATTTTGCATCTCAAAATGGGTTTAAATACCTTCAATTGGATTGGGGATGGTATGGTACCGAAGTAAAGTGGTCGGATGAGCAAATTCAAAATTTTCGAAAAATTATGCCTGAAGAGTTTAAAAAATCCGACTGGAAAGCAAACACCGAGGCAAATCCGTTTACTGTCGCTAAAGGTTATGTGCCATATGGTTGGACCGACAGATGGAAGAACGCTTATACGGAAGTTAATTTGGATATCCATGAACTGGTGACGTATGCAAAAGGGAAGGATATTGGAGTTTCACTGTATGTTGAAGCCGGACATACATTGCGTTTACATAATATGGATTCTTTGTTTTTGCAATATGAAGATTGGGGACTGGCAGGATTAAAGCCGGGGTTTGTAAAATACGGTACTCAGGAAAATACCAGATGGACAAGAAACATGGTAAAAAAAGCGGCCGAGCACCATCTTTTACTTTGTATCCACGATGCCCGGATTCCTGACGGGACAACGAGAACCTACCCAAACCTGGTCATCAATGAAGGTGGTGGTGGACAGGAGGGAAACCATCCCGTAGTTCAGGATGTCATGCTCCCGTTTACCCGTTGTTTAGCTGGCCCATTTGATTATACACCAAGTCTTTATACAAAAGGACGAAGCAACACACATATGCTTGCGTTTCTTGTTACGTATTATGGACCTGCACAAACGGTTCGCGGAGGTTATCCGGCATGGAATGGAGCCGGGAAACAAGGCCGTGGCGGTGAAGAACTGGAATTTTTGAAGAAAGTTCCCACAACATGGGATGATACAAAAGTAATACAGGCAAAAATCGGGCATCACCTGATTACTGCACGCCGGAAGGGGGATACTTGGTTTATTGGAGGAATCACGGGGCATGAAGCTTTTGAAAGTGAACTGTCGTTAAGTTTTCTTGAGCCCGGTATAAACTATCAGGCAACGATTTTCAAAGACGGACCGGATGGTTACCAGGAAGGTTTTTGCATGGCAGAAAAAGAAATGTTGACCGTTAATTCAAAAACCAATATTCCGGTCCGAATGGTTCAGGCAGGAGGGTTTATTGCAATATTAGAACCCATAAATTAA